One Glycine max cultivar Williams 82 chromosome 1, Glycine_max_v4.0, whole genome shotgun sequence genomic window, AAAATTCTCTGGACAAACTAATCAAAGGATTGATagtgaaattaaattcattcCTTAACCAAAAAGCATTTTTCAAATATCTttattaatggaaaaaaaaaaagaaaaagaaaaccatgTAGCATTAACATCTACACGTATGATTTTGCTACAGAGTGGATCCGATAGTGAAAAAGAAATTCAGTTGCGTGCAGAAATAAAACAACTTTTGAAGGAGGCAAATTCAATGTCGCAGTAAGTAATGCTTTAGCCAATAATTCCTCTTGTGAAAAAAAGGGGGGTCCTCTTTTGGAACCCGTTTTTGTTTTGAGCTAATGTTATCATTTGATGAGTTTTCATAGGTCAAGCATTTTCCAATGCTCATGTGTGTGGTTGATAATTGGAAATTAAAGGGTAAATCCACAATTTTGTCTAAAGTCCACTGTGACAAGTGTTACAGTCTTTTGGCagcaaaatgagaaaaaattgaAGTGATCTGCAAAGAGACATATCAGTATTCACTAAACATTAAAGTTAATTtcagttttaaacaaaaaaaattaataagaaatatttgGCATTGTTTAGACTAGTAGAACAAAGAAGAAAGGCCTTGTCAGGTATGGAATTGTGGGGAAATTCAAATAGAGAAATCAGGTGGGTATAggaggaagaaaaggaaaataaccTGAGTacaaatcactaaaaaagaGATGACTGCAAGATATGATTGCAACACTTATGCTTGTGTGTACCTCTTTATCCTCTCAGGCCATCAACCTTTGCACAAGCAGCAAAACTCAAAAGGCTGGCAGTTGCCAAGGAGAGGGAACTTTCAAAGTGTGAGTTTATTTCTTCTTTCAAGTTTTTCACTTTTGCTATGTTATCCTATCCAATAATGTAGTATAGACTGACACATTGCAATGCGCAATTTTAAATATGCTTTCATGACAAGAATGCTATATGTATCAGTGTATCTGGACTTTACAAGCACAACATGAAACCTAAGTTGATGAACGGATTAACTAAGAAAGGTAATCTCAATTTAAGTGGTAAATATTGCATTTAGTGGGAAATATACTCTCTGCCATGAGATTAAGAAACTTGTCTCTTTAAAACTAGAACAGCTAGTCTCTCACAGCGTAACAAACCAAAATTCAAATCTACATATGCTAGAAGAAATAACTACATTTATTTCTTGCCTCAAATAGAATTGCTTCTGAAAGAGACTACTTgtggtaaacaaaaaaaaccaacaatacaaaaagaaaatttaattcaatttgaaGGTAATTGAACTGCAAGTGTGATTAAAAGGAGTTATAAGGTTGAATTAATGGTTCAGAATGAGGGTTTAAGGGTTGAAAGGAGAAGGGGGTGGGGTGGAGGAGAGGTGATGAATTCAATTCACCTCAGGAACATTCTGACgaaaattaacaactaacattgGTTGATAAAAAACAAGTGTGATTAGAGATATTATAAGAGTGCAAAAGTTTCAGTATGTAACAATCAAATTTTATGAATCGTGTTCCATATATTAAATTGTATCCAATACAAACGATTAGTCTAATGAATATTATCAAGTCTCAGTACCTCAAATAGTTTATTgcttaaattaatattagaaGATACTTGTTTTTGttcatgaagagaaaaaaatttgaatcaaacatTTAATACTTATATTTCTTACAAGTTATGTCATAAGTTCCAGGCAACCGgattctcattcttaattgtaCATTGTTTGTGCTAAGAATATTATTCAAACAATATTTCTTCATGACATTTTCCCCTTCATGACATTTTCCCCTTCATGAATATAGttttatcttcattttcatgtcctttattttctattggttgttaattaattaaaattaattttcttacccTCGTGTTTGTTAAAAGTATAGTTAAATTATTATGCAGACCAAAATTCATGTCACAAAGATGATGCTTCATACGCAAAAGTGCTTCTCATCTTAAAGGTATGTTCAGacatgctttttttatttttattttaacagaatTTCTTTGTAGAGGTTTATAAGATACCTTTTTTTACTGTTCCATGTAGTATTTAACATATGGAGTGCTGCTTATCTGGTTTTGGCGTGTTCCTGTGGCTAGCATATCTCTGCAACTCGTGCAACCATTTGGTAATGCaattatgaatatataatatactttaattttacTAGGATGCATAAAAAACCCTCTGACTTATCTGACCAAGACTTGCCAAATTTTTTTAGCATGCAATACAAAAAccagatttttgttttcattttttggatTTCTAATCTTTCCAAATGAAGGCCTAACAAATAAATTGCATGTCTAATTTCACCTTGTTATtagagaaagaagaaataagAAGCTTTTCCTTTGACTTGTGAACATATTTTACACTCTTTGCAGGGAGCTTGTTATCTTGGAAGACCAGAGGAGTTCAAAATAACAGTGTCACGGTAAGTAATTGATCGTCCATTTCCTTGGTAAGGTCTCTTAATTGGGTATTGTTGCCATCATTTTTGAGGCCTTGTCTAGCTACCACAACAATTGAAAGAAATTAGTTTAATGATTAAAATGGCATACCTTTTGTCTTGATTACTCCAATTACATTTAGAAAGACCTATATTAAGAATTACTTATTTGAGTTTATCATATCACATGAATACTTATTTAAATGTGTGGAAGAATATTGTATGAAAGTAATATAAGAAttgacttaaaaattaaatactcttATCAGTAAAAAAAGAAGGCAAAACTTTTGGCTAAATTGATTTGTCGATATAAttaagaagagaaggaaaaatgaaattaatatatgtgaattaaGCAActtattaataacatttttttattagcaacTCATTAAACAACTTTGATCATGGATGTTCTAAACAGATAATCTTCAGTGATAAGTTGGTAAATTTTTGCAATTGTCGGCAGCaatccattttattttattttttgaatttatagtCGTTTCTAATTGTCTTTTTATCGTTGCAGATTGGGATAATATCTTGGTTAATAGTATCTGCTAGGGTTTGC contains:
- the LOC100790676 gene encoding protein GET1 yields the protein MGDEASQERERSLAAPLIFLIVAAFQFAYYCLDHVKKSGSDSEKEIQLRAEIKQLLKEANSMSQPSTFAQAAKLKRLAVAKERELSKYQNSCHKDDASYAKVLLILKYLTYGVLLIWFWRVPVASISLQLVQPFGSLLSWKTRGVQNNSVTIGIISWLIVSARVCRFVRRAYSK